Proteins from a single region of Ziziphus jujuba cultivar Dongzao chromosome 1, ASM3175591v1:
- the LOC107433659 gene encoding E3 ubiquitin-protein ligase UPL1 isoform X3: protein MKLKRRRALEVPPKIRSFINSVTAVPLENIEEPLRGFVWEFDKGDFHHWVDLFNHFDSFFEKHIKSRKDLQVEDNFLDLDPPFPRDAVLQILRVIRIILENCTNKHFYSSYEQHLSSLLACTDADVVEACLQTLAAFLKKTIGKYSIRDASLNSKLYALAQGWGGKEEGLGLITCAVQNSCDPLAHELGCTLHFEFYALNDSSSDPPAQEQTVQGLQIIHIPNINTRPETDCELLSKLVAEYNVPASLRFSLLTRLRFARAFGSLASRQQYACIRLYAFIVLVQANGDADDLVSFFNTEPEFVNELVSLLSYEDVVPEKIRILCLLSLVALCQDRSRQPTVLTAVTSGGHRGILSSLMQKAIDSVISDASKWSVVFAEALLSLVTVLVSSSSGCSAMREAGFIPTLLPLLKDTNPQHLHLVSTAVHILEAFMDYSNPAAALFRDLGGLDDTIARLKVEVSHVENGSKHQDEDPCTSGRSVQVVSGASTELDDMQPLYSEALVSYHRRLLMKVLLRAISLGTYAPGTSARVYGSEENLLPHCLCIIFKRAKDFGGGVFSLAATVMSDLIHKDPTCFPVLDAAGLPAAFLEAIMDGVLCSTEAITCIPQCLDALCLNNNGLQAVKDRNALRCFVKIFTSRTYLRALTSDTPGSLSGGLDELMRHASSLRGPGVDMLIEILNVISKIGNGIDTSYLSTDPTSCSTPVPMETDGEERNLIVADDKETSKIDNSEQTAELSSDSSLANVESFLPECVSNAARLLETILQNADTCRIFVEKKGIEAVLQLFTLPLMPLSSSVGQSISVAFKNFSPQHSASLARAVCSFLREHLKTTNELLVSVGGIQLAVVESAKQTKVLRCLSSLEGILSLSNFLLKGTTTVVSELGTSDADVLKDLGSTYREIIWQVSLCNDLKSDEKSNVDQESENVEAAPSNAAGRESDDDANIPAVRYMNPVSIRNNSQSLWGGEREFLSVFRSGEGLHRRTRPGLTRIRGGRTARHLEALNVDSEASSIVPDTSSSQDLKKKSPDVLVLEILNKLASTMRSFFTALVKGFTSPNRRRADSGSLSSASKTLGTAIAKIFLEALTFSVHDMSLSVKCRYLGKVVDDMAALTFDSRRRTCFTSMVNNFYVHGTFKELLTTFEATSQLLWNLPFSMPTSSIDNEKTGEGSRLSHSTWLLDTLQSYCRVLEYFVNSSLLLSPTSASQAQLLVQPVAVGLSIGLFPVPRDPEAFVRMLQSQVLDVILPVWNNPMFPKCSPGFIASIVSLVTHVYSGVGDVKRNRNGIVGSTNQRFMPPPLDEATIATIVEMGFSRARAEEALRRVETNSVEMAMEWLFSHPEDPVQEDDELARALALSLGNSSETSKVDNADKSVDVLAEEGRVKAPPVDDVLATSVRLFQSSDTMAFPLTDLLVTLCNRNKGEDRPKVASYLIQQLKLCPVDFSKDNNVLSVLSHIIALILFEDGSTREIAAQNGIVSTAIEILMNFKAKNESGDKILVPKCVSALLLILDNMLQSRPRIVSENTEGTQTGSDLSGEQASLSFPASATEKKSVSDMHEKESGMGFENILGKSTGYLTVEESHKVLLVACDLIKQHVPAVIMQAVLQLCARLTKTHALALQFLENGGLTALFGLPRSCFFPGYDTVASAIVRHLLEDPQTLQTAMEWEIRQTLNGNRHAGRISTRTFLTSMAPVISRDPVVFLKAAAAVCQLETSGGRTFVVLSKEKEKEKDKAKSSGVEAGLNSNDGVRISENKIHDGSGKCSKVHKKIPANLSQVIDQLLEIVLKFPSSKIQEDSLSNPSSMDLDEPAMKVKGKTKVDETRKLENDSERSAGLAKVTFVLKLLSDILLMYGHAVGVILRRDLEMSQLRSLSQSDTHGSGGIFHHVLHRLLPLTIDKSAGPDEWRDKLSEKASWFLVVLSGRSSEGRRRVINELVKALSSFSTLESNSTRSTLLPDKKVYAFVDLLYSILSKNSSSNNLPGSGCSPDIAKSMIDGGIVQCLTSILQVIDLDHPDAPKVVNLILKALESLTRAANANDQIFKSDGVNKKKSLGLNGRDDDQLTAPSAADTVDHNQNASNQQEVRNAVENGEQSQGTSQNAGHHEANPNQSAEQDLRIQVEEPIASNPAEELGMDFMREDMVEGSVLHNTDQIEMTFRVENRADDDMGDEDDDMGDEGEDDEDDDEGEDEDEDIAEDGGGMMSLADTDVEDHDDAGLGDDYNDEMIDEDDDDFHENRVIEVRWREALDGLDHLQVLGQPGAASGLIDVAAEPFEGVNVDDLFGLRRPLGFERRRQTGRSSFERSVAEVNGFQHPLLMRPSQSGDLVSMWSTGGNSSRDLEAPPPLTDYSVGMDSLQLPGRRGLGDGRWTDDGQPQAGPQAAAIAQAVEEQFIAHLRSIAPVERQSEVSGVPDKQPDAPPSNDSQVAPEHDNSSSQQSEGQHQDNGDETTNNAVHTVAESVSCQDQVNPESIIEVAGEYQQAPEPMSIQPPSLDSALNEHDSMEIVDGNATNEPAETIPGFVSSSTDICADVQCERGSEVSLNLHDVPVQAVCSDSSSRPDGQASNVSADYGLDVPNPGAPHTSFVPENVDIDMNGTDAEGNQNDRLMPASEHGTDEPSLQNSVVTPDTDQADQAGLNNNASGANAIDPTFLEALPEDLRAEVLASQQAQSVQPPSYAPPSAEDIDPEFLAALPPEIQAEVLAQQRAQRVAQQAEGQPVDMDNASIIATFPADLREEVLLTSSEAVLSALPSPLLAEAQILRDRAMSHYQARSLFGNSHRLNNRRNGLGFDRQAVMDRGVGVTIGRRAVSAITDSLKVKEIEGEPLLDANALKALIRLLRLAQPLGKGLLQRLLLNLCAHSITRAILVRLLLIMIKPEAEGSVGVLATINSQRLYGCHSNVVYGRSQLLDGLPPLVLHRVLEILTYLATSHTVVANMLFYFDYSNIPEALSSIDTGAKKDKGKEIIEEGSFSSKPLGNTQDGDIPLILLLKLLNRPLFLRSTAHLEQVMGLLRVVVDNAATKLDSQSQSDKETQNSQNLATDEACDDVKKDPSSLEPESNEDNKCVAAESSGSDGKRSTDTYNIFLQLPQSDLCNLCSLLGREGLSDKVYMLAGEVLKKLASVAVAHRKFFTTELSELSHGLSSSAVSELVTLRNTQMLGLSACSMAGAAILRVLQVLSSLTSHSANENSSLDGDEEQEEHATMLKLNIALEPLWKELSECISATETQLGQSSFTPSMSNINVGEHIQGASSSSSLPPGTQRLLPFIEAFFVLCEKLQANQSITLQDHADVTAREVKESAGGSDSSSTKCSGDSQRKHDGAVTFTKFAEKHRRLLNAFVRQNPGLLEKSLSMMLRAPRLIDFDNKRAYFRSRIRQQHEQHLSGPLRISVRRAYVLEDSYNQLRMRPNQDLKGRLNVQFQGEEGIDAGGLTREWYQLLSRVIFDKGALLFTTVGNNATFQPNPNSVYQTEHLSYFKFVGRVVAKALFDGQLLDVYFTRSFYKHILDVKVTYHDIEAVDPDYYKNLKWMLENDVSDIPDLTFSMDADEEKHILYEKNQVTDYELKPGGRNIRVTEETKHEYVDLVADHILTNAIRPQITSFLDGFNELVPRELISIFNDKELELLISGLPEIDLDDLKANTEYTGYTAASSVVQWFWEVVKGFNKEDMARLLQFVTGTSKVPLEGFKALQGISGPQRFQIHKAYGAPDRLPSAHTCFNQLDLPEYTSKEQLHERLLLAIHEASEGFGFG, encoded by the exons ATGAAGTTGAAGCGAAGGAGGGCACTTGAAGTG CCTCCAAAAATCAGATCCTTCATCAATAGTGTCACTGCTGTGCCACTTGAAAACATAGAAGAACCCCTAAGAGGATTTGTTTGGGAGTTTGATAAG GGAGATTTCCATCATTGGGTTGatctttttaatcattttgattctttttttgagAAGCACATAAAATCAAGGAAAGATTTGCAGGTTGAGGATAATTTTCTTGATTTGGATCCACCCTTCCCAAGAGATGCGGTACTTCAAATTCTCCGTGTTATAAggataattttggaaaattgcaCAAATAAGCACTTCTATAGTTCTTATGAG CAGCATCTTTCTTCCCTTCTTGCTTGCACCGATGCCGATGTGGTTGAGGCTTGTCTGCAAACTTTGGCTGCATTTTTGAAGAAAACGATTGGGAAGTACTCAATTAGGGATGCTTCTCTGAATTCAAAGTTATATGCTCTTGCACAAGGTTGGGGGGGAAAGGAAGAAGGCCTTGGATTGATTACTTGTGCCGTACAGAATTCTTGTGATCCACTTGCTCATGAGTTGGGTTGCACCCTCCATTTTGAGTTCTATGCATTAAATGATTCATCAAGTGACCCCCCAGCCCAAGAGCAGACTGTCCAAGGTTTACAAATTATTCATATACCTAACATCAACACCCGTCCAGAAACTGACTGTGAGCTTTTGAGTAAGTTAGTTGCAGAGTATAATGTGCCTGCTAGTTTAAGATTTTCACTATTGACAAGATTGCGGTTTGCAAGGGCTTTTGGCTCTTTAGCTTCTCGACAGCAGTATGCATGCATTCGCTTGTATGCCTTCATAGTTCTTGTTCAAGCAAATGGCGATGCTGATGAcctagtttctttctttaacacTGAGCCTGAGTTTGTCAATGAATTAGTTTCCTTGTTGAGCTATGAAGATGTCGTTCCTGAAAAAATTCGAATTCTATGTCTTCTTTCTTTGGTTGCTCTATGTCAAGATAGGTCCAGACAACCTACTGTGCTGACGGCTGTGACATCTGGTGGTCACCGTGGCATACTATCAAGCCTCATGCAGAAGGCTATTGATTCTGTCATTAGTGATGCTTCAAAGTGGTCTGTTGTTTTTGCTGAGGCTTTATTATCTCTTGTCACTGTTCTGGTTTCGTCATCATCAGGTTGTTCAGCCATGCGGGAGGCAGGATTTATTCCTACTCTTCTGCCTCTGCTTAAAGATACAAATCCACAGCATTTGCATTTGGTCAGTACAGCTGTGCATATTTTAGAAGCCTTTATGGATTACAGTAATCCTGCTGCTGCGTTGTTCCGAGATTTAGGGGGTTTAGATGACACCATTGCTCGATTGAAGGTGGAAGTGTCTCATGTAGAAAATGGTTCAAAGCATCAAGATGAAGATCCTTGTACTAGTGGGAGGAGTGTACAAGTGGTTTCAGGTGCTTCCACTGAGCTAGATGACATGCAGCCTCTATATTCTGAAGCATTAGTTTCGTATCACAGGCGATTACTGATGAAAGTTTTATTGCGTGCTATATCTCTTGGAACATATGCTCCTGGGACTAGTGCTCGTGTCTATGGCTCTGAGGAGAATTTGTTGCCACATTGCTtatgcataatttttaaaagggcCAAAGATTTTGGGGGTGGAGTGTTTTCACTGGCAGCTACAGTCATGAGTGATTTAATTCACAAAGATCCTACCTGCTTTCCTGTCTTAGATGCGGCGGGTCTTCCTGCTGCTTTTTTGGAGGCTATAATGGATGGTGTTCTCTGCTCTACAGAAGCCATAACATGCATACCCCAGTGTTTAGATGCCCTTTGCCTAAATAATAACGGTCTTCAGGCTGTTAAAGATCGTAATGCTTTAAGGTGCTTTGTGAAAATATTCACTTCAAGAACCTATCTTCGTGCACTCACCAGTGATACCCCTGGTTCCTTGTCTGGTGGATTGGATGAACTAATGCGCCATGCTTCCTCATTGCGTGGGCCTGGAGTTGATATGTTGATTGAGATCTTGAATGTCATTtcaaaaattggaaatggaattGATACTTCTTACTTGTCCACTGATCCTACGAGCTGTTCCACACCTGTTCCTATGGAAACTGATGGTGAGGAGAGGAACTTGATTGTTGCAGATGATAAGGAAACATCCAAGATTGATAATTCTGAGCAGACTGCTGAACTGTCATCTGATTCTTCATTGGCAAATGTTGAATCATTCCTTCCAGAATGTGTGAGCAATGCTGCACGTCTTCTTGAAACAATACTTCAAAATGCTGACACATGTCGCATATTTGTTGAGAAGAAGGGGATTGAAGCTGTCTTGCAGTTATTTACTTTACCTTTAATGCCTCTTTCATCATCTGTTGGTCAGAGTATCTCGGTTGCATTTAAGAACTTCTCACCACAGCATTCTGCTTCTCTGGCTCGGGCAGTATGTTCATTTTTGAGAGAACATCTGAAAACAACAAATGAACTCTTAGTTTCTGTGGGAGGGATTCAACTTGCTGTGGTTGAATCTGCGAAGCAAACAAAGGTTTTGAGATGTCTCTCCAGTCTTGAAGgtattctctctctttctaattttttgttgAAGGGGACTACTACTGTGGTGTCTGAACTGGGCACTTCAGATGCTGATGTGTTAAAAGATCTTGGGAGTACATACAGGGAGATCATTTGGCAGGTTTCGTTGTGTAATGATCTCAAATCAGATGAAAAGAGCAATGTTGATCAAGAATCTGAGAATGTTGAGGCAGCTCCATCTAATGCTGCTGGAAGGGAGAGTGATGATGATGCTAATATTCCTGCTGTGAGATATATGAACCCTGTTTCTATAAGGAATAATTCTCAGTCCTTGTGGGGTGGAGAACGTGAATTTCTTTCGGTTTTTCGTTCTGGTGAAGGTTTGCACCGTCGTACTCGACCTGGGTTAACACGTATACGGGGTGGAAGGACAGCCCGGCACCTGGAGGCTTTGAATGTTGATTCTGAAGCTTCTTCCATTGTACCAGATACATCTTCTTCACAAGACTTGAAAAAGAAAAGTCCTGATGTTTTAGTGTTGGAAATTCTCAACAAGCTTGCATCGACTATGCGCTCCTTCTTCACAGCTCTTGTCAAGGGATTCACATCACCAAATCGTCGTAGAGCTGATTCGGGCTCGTTGAGTTCAGCTTCAAAGACTCTTGGAACTGCCATTGCTAAAATTTTCCTTGAGGCACTTACTTTTTCTGTGCATGATATGTCTTTGTCAGTGAAGTGTCGATATCTTGGAAAGGTGGTGGATGACATGGCAGCACTTACATTTGACAGTAGGCGTCGTACTTGTTTTACTTCAATGGTCAATAATTTTTATGTCCATGGTACCTTTAAGGAACTGCTTACCACATTTGAAGCTACGAGTCAGTTGCTATGGAATTTACCTTTCTCAATGCCAACATCGAGTATTGATAATGAAAAGACAGGTGAAGGAAGCAGATTGTCCCATAGTACATGGTTGCTTGACACTTTGCAGAGCTATTGCCGTGTGCTTGAGTATTTTGTTAATTCTTCTTTGCTTCTATCTCCGACCTCTGCATCCCAAGCGCAGCTGCTTGTTCAACCAGTTGCAGTTGGTCTTTCAATTGGGCTTTTTCCGGTACCAAGGGACCCAGAGGCCTTTGTTCGAATGCTGCAATCTCAAGTCCTGGATGTGATACTTCCAGTTTGGAACAACCCCATGTTCCCCAAGTGTAGTCCAGGTTTCATTGCTTCCATTGTTTCACTTGTTACGCATGTGTATTCTGGTGTTGGAGATGTGAAGCGGAATCGCAACGGTATTGTTGGAAGTACAAACCAACGCTTCATGCCCCCTCCATTAGATGAAGCTACAATTGCCACAATTGTTGAGATGGGTTTTTCAAGGGCAAGAGCAGAGGAAGCACTTAGAAGGGTGGAGACAAATAGTGTTGAAATGGCCATGGAGTGGCTTTTCAGTCATCCTGAGGATCCTGTTCAGGAGGATGATGAACTGGCTCGAGCACTTGCTTTGTCACTAGGGAACTCATCAGAAACATCTAAAGTTGACAATGCTGACAAGTCTGTGGATGTCCTGGCAGAAGAGGGTCGTGTGAAGGCACCCCCAGTTGATGATGTTCTTGCTACATCTGTTAGATTGTTTCAGAGTAGTGATACAATGGCATTTCCATTAACGGATTTGCTTGTAACACTTTGTAATCGCAACAAAGGTGAAGACCGTCCGAAAGTTGCGTCTTATCTGATTCAGCAGCTAAAGCTTTGTCCAGTGGATTTTTCTAAGGATAACAACGTGTTAAGTGTGTTATCGCACATTATAGCACTGATTCTTTTTGAGGATGGAAGCACCAGAGAAATTGCTGCACAGAATGGTATTGTGTCTACTGCAATAGAAATCTTGATGAACTTTAAGGCTAAAAATGAGTCTGGTGATAAAAttcttgtgcccaagtgtgttaGTGCGCTGCTACTTATTTTGGATAACATGCTGCAGTCCAGGCCCAGAATTGTTTCTGAAAATACTGAAGGAACTCAGACAGGGTCAGACTTATCTGGAGAGCAAGCTTCCTTGTCATTTCCTGCTTCAGCTACAGAGAAGAAATCAGTTTCAGACATGCATGAGAAAGAATCAGGCATgggatttgaaaatatattgggGAAATCTACAGGGTATTTGACTGTTGAAGAGAGTCATAAGGTGCTGTTAGTTGCTTGTGACTTGATAAAGCAGCACGTCCCTGCTGTCATAATGCAGGCTGTTCTGCAGTTATGTGCTCGTTTAACAAAAACACATGCTCTAGCTTTGCAGTTCCTCGAAAATGGAGGCTTGACTGCTCTCTTTGGTCTTCCGAGAAGTTGCTTTTTCCCTGGATATGATACAGTTGCATCTGCTATTGTTCGTCATCTCCTTGAAGATCCACAAACTTTGCAAACAGCAATGGAGTGGGAGATAAGACAAACTTTGAATGGTAACCGGCATGCTGGACGTATATCAACACGGACATTTTTGACATCAATGGCACCTGTTATCTCTAGAGATCCTGTGGTTTTCCTGAAAGCTGCAGCTGCAGTTTGTCAATTGGAGACCTCTGGAGGTAGGACCTTTGTTGTTTTatcaaaggaaaaagagaaggaaaaggacAAAGCAAAATCATCAGGTGTTGAAGCTGGATTAAATTCTAATGATGGTGTCCGAATTTCTGAAAACAAGATACATGATGGATCAGGCAAATGCTCCAAAGTTCACAAGAAGATCCCTGCAAATCTCTCGCAAGTTATCGACCAGCTTCTTGAAATAGTCTTAAAATTCCCTTCATCGAAAATTCAGGAAGACTCTTTGAGTAACCCATCTTCTATGGATCTTGATGAACCTGCTATGAAGGTAAAGGGTAAAACAAAAGTTGATGAGACAAGGAAACTGGAGAATGATTCTGAAAGGTCTGCTGGACTGGCTAAGGTGACTTTTGTTCTCAAGTTATTGAGTGATATTCTTCTAATGTATGGGCATGCTGTTGGGGTTATACTTAGACGAGATTTGGAGATGTCTCAGCTGCGGTCATTGAGTCAGTCAGATACTCATGGAAGTGGTGGGATATTTCATCATGTCCTACATCGGTTACTTCCACTCACCATTGATAAATCTGCTGGACCTGATGAATGGAGAGATAAGCTGTCTGAAAAAGCTTCTTGGTTCTTGGTGGTTTTGTCTGGTCGTTCCAGTGAAGGACGTAGACGAGTAATTAATGAACTTGTGAAAGCTTTATCCTCATTCTCAACTTTGGAGAGTAATTCTACTAGGAGCACTTTGTTGCCAGATAAAAAGGTTTATGCCTTTGTTGATTTGTTATATTCTATTTTATCGAAGAATTCATCATCCAACAATTTACCTGGTTCTGGTTGTTCACCAGACATAGCAAAGAGTATGATAGATGGAGGGATTGTTCAATGTTTAACTAGTATTCTTCAGGTGATTGATCTGGATCATCCTGATGCTCCTAAAGTAGTGAATCTTATACTCAAGGCCTTAGAAAGCCTAACAAGGGCTGCTAATGCCAATGACCAGATTTTTAAATCTGATGGGGTGAACAAGAAGAAATCCTTGGGGTTAAATGGAAGAGATGATGATCAGCTGACTGCACCATCAGCTGCTGATACTGTGGACCATAATCAGAATGCAAGCAATCAGCAGGAGGTTAGAAATGCTGTTGAGAATGGAGAACAGAGTCAAGGCACTTCTCAAAATGCAGGTCATCATGAAGCAAACCCAAATCAGTCAGCAGAACAAGATCTGAGGATACAAGTGGAAGAACCAATTGCATCTAATCCAGCAGAAGAGCTAGGAATGGATTTCATGCGTGAGGATATGGTAGAAGGTAGTGTTTTACACAACACTGACCAAATTGAGATGACATTTCGTGTTGAGAACAGGGCAGATGATGATATgggtgatgaagatgatgacatgGGCGATGAAGGTGAAGacgatgaagatgatgatgagggGGAGGATGAGGATGAGGATATAGCTGAAGATGGTGGTGGCATGATGTCTCTAGCTGATACTGATGTGGAAGACCATGATGATGCTGGTTTGGGAGATGACTACAATGATGAAAtgattgatgaagatgatgatgattttcATGAGAATCGTGTCATAGAGGTGAGATGGAGGGAGGCCCTTGATGGACTTGATCATTTGCAGGTACTTGGGCAACCTGGAGCTGCAAGTGGTCTTATTGATGTAGCAGCCGAACCTTTTGAAGGGGTTAATGTTGATGACCTTTTTGGTCTTCGAAGGCCCTTAGGCTTTGAACGTCGCCGGCAGACAGGTAGATCTTCCTTTGAGCGATCTGTTGCAGAAGTAAATGGTTTTCAACATCCACTCCTAATGAGGCCATCCCAGTCTGGAGATCTGGTCTCAATGTGGTCAACCGGTGGAAATTCATCCCGGGACTTGGAAG CACCCCCACCTTTGACTGATTATTCTGTAGGTATGGACTCATTGCAGTTGCCGGGACGAAGAGGGCTAGGTGATGGTAGGTGGACTGATGATGGCCAGCCTCAAGCAGGTCCTCAAGCTGCTGCTATTGCACAGGCCGTGGAGGAACAATTCATAGCCCATTTACGCAGTATTGCTCCTGTTGAAAGACAGTCTGAAGTTTCAGGAGTCCCTGACAAGCAACCAGATGCTCCTCCATCTAATGATAGTCAAGTAGCTCCAGAACATGATAACAGCAGCAGTCAACAAAGTGAAGGTCAGCATCAAGACAATGGTGATGAAACCACCAATAATGCTGTTCATACAGTTGCAGAAAGTGTCTCCTGCCAGGATCAAGTCAATCCAGAATCGATTATTGAAGTTGCAGGGGAATATCAGCAGGCACCTGAACCCATGTCAATTCAACCACCATCACTGGATAGTGCACTAAATGAACATGATAGTATGGAAATCGTTGATGGTAATGCGACCAATGAACCTGCAGAGACAATTCCAGGATTTGTCAGCTCATCTACTGACATTTGTGCTGATGTCCAATGCGAAAGGGGTTCTGAAGTGTCTTTAAATCTCCATGATGTTCCAGTGCAGGCTGTATGTTCTGATAGTTCTTCAAGGCCAGATGGTCAGGCCAGTAATGTGTCAGCGGATTATGGTTTAGATGTGCCTAATCCAGGAGCCCCGCATACCTCTTTTGTGCCAGAAAATGTTGATATTGATATGAATGGTACTGATGCTGAAGGAAACCAAAACGACCGACTGATGCCTGCTTCTGAGCATGGAACAGATGAGCCATCATTGCAGAACTCGGTAGTTACACCAGACACTGATCAGGCTGACCAAGCTGGTTTGAATAACAATGCGTCAGGTGCTAATGCTATTGATCCCACTTTCTTGGAGGCCCTACCTGAAGATTTACGAGCAGAAGTTCTAGCTTCTCAGCAAGCTCAATCTGTTCAACCTCCATCTTATGCACCTCCTTCTGCAGAGGACATTGACCCGGAGTTTCTAGCGGCCCTTCCTCCAGAAATCCAAGCTGAAGTTTTGGCCCAGCAAAGAGCTCAAAGGGTTGCACAGCAGGCTGAAGGACAGCCCGTTGACATGGACAATGCTTCAATTATTGCTACTTTTCCTGCTGATCTGCGTGAAGAG GTACTTTTGACTTCTTCAGAAGCAGTCTTGTCTGCATTGCCTTCGCCATTACTTGCTGAAGCCCAAATTCTAAGAGACAGAGCAATGAGTCATTATCAGGCTCGGAGCCTTTTTGGAAACAGCCACAGACTAAATAATAGGAGAAATGGGTTGGGTTTTGATCGGCAGGCAGTAATGGATAGGGGTGTTGGAGTTACAATTGGCCGAAGGGCAGTTTCAGCTATTACAGATAGTTTGAAGGTGAAGGAAATTGAAGGCGAGCCTCTTTTAGATGCTAATGCATTGAAAGCCTTGATCAGGCTTCTTCGATTAGCACAG CCTCTTGGTAAAGGTCTTCTGCAGAGACTGTTGTTAAATCTTTGTGCGCATAGCATTACAAGGGCAATTCTAGTTCGCCTTTTGCTCATTATGATCAAGCCTGAGGCTGAGGGCTCTGTTGGTGTATTGGCAacaattaattctcaaaggcttTATGGCTGTCATTCGAATGTTGTTTATGGACGTTCGCAGCTATTGGATG GTCTTCCTCCCTTGGTGCTGCATCGAGTTCTAGAGATTTTGACATATTTGGCTACAAGTCATACTGTTGTTGCAAATATGCTGTTCTACTTTGATTACTCAAATATTCCAGAAGCACTAAGTTCAATAGATACTGGAGCCAAGAAGGACAAAGGCAAAGAGATAATTGAGGAAGGAAGCTTTTCTTCAAAGCCTCTTGGAAACACCCAGGATGGTGATATTCCGTTGATACTGTTATTGAAGCTCTTGAACCGTCCTCTGTTTCTACGCAGCACTGCTCATCTTGAGCAG GTCATGGGCTTGCTTCGAGTTGTAGTTGATAATGCAGCAACAAAATTAGACTCTCAATCTCAGTCTGACAAGGAAactcaaaattcacaaaatctGGCAACGGATGAAGCTTGTGATGATGTTAAGAAAGATCCTTCTTCCTTGGAGCCAGAGTCTAATGAAGACAATAAATGTGTGGCTGCTGAATCATCCGGTTCAGATGGAAAGAGGAGCACTGATACATATAATATCTTTTTGCAGCTGCCACAGTCTGATTTATGCAATCTTTGCAGTCTTCTTGGTCGTGAGGG GCTCTCAGATAAAGTTTATATGCTTGCTGGTGAGGTGCTGAAGAAGTTGGCATCAGTTGCTGTGGCCCACCGGAAGTTTTTTACTACAGAGCTTTCAGAATTATCTCATGGTTTGAGCAGTTCAGCTGTTAGTGAGCTTGTCACCCTCCGGAATACACAGATGCTTGGTCTGAGTGCTTGTTCCATGGCTGGGGCAGCAATTCTACGTGTTCTACAAGTACTTAGCTCGCTCACTTCACATAGTGCTAATGAGAATTCAAGTCTGGATGGTGATGAAGAGCAGGAGGAGCATGCAACCATGTTGAAGCTAAATATTGCACTTGAGCCACTGTGGAAAGAACTAAGCGAATGTATAAGTGCGACTGAGACTCAGTTAGGTCAGAGCTCCTTCACTCCGTCTATGTCAAATATAAATGTTGGGGAGCACATACAAGGGGCCTCTTCATCATCTTCTCTCCCCCCTGGGACCCAGAGACTTCTGCCTTTCATTGAGGCATTCTTTGTTTTGTGTGAAAAGCTTCAAGCAAACCAGTCCATTACGCTGCAAGATCATGCCGATGTTACTGCAAGAGAAGTCAAAGAGTCTGCTGGAGGCTCTGATTCGTCATCAACCAAATGCTCTGGCGATTCTCAGAGAAAGCATGATGGTGCTGTCACATTTACAAAGTTTGCTGAAAAGCATCGTCGGCTTTTAAATGCATTTGTCAGGCAGAACCCTGGTTTGCTGGAGAAATCACTTTCTATGATGCTGAGGGCACCGAGGCTAATTGACTTTGATAATAAAAGGGCCTATTTCCGCTCAAGAATTAGGCAGCAGCATGAGCAACACCTCTCTGGCCCACTGAGGATAAGTGTTCGGAGGGCATATGTTTTGGAGGACTCCTATAATCAGTTGCGCATGCGTCCTAATCAGGACCTGAAGGGACGCTTGAATGTACAATTTCAAGGTGAAGAAGGTATTGATGCAGGTGGCCTGACAAGAGAATGGTATCAGTTGTTATCCAGAGTTATATTTGACAAGGGGGCATTGCTTTTTACCACTGTTGGGAACAATGCAACTTTCCAGCCAAACCCTAACTCTGTCTACCAGACAGAACATCTTTCTTACTTTAAGTTTGTTGGCCGTGTG GTTGCCAAAGCACTTTTTGATGGGCAACTGTTGGATGTTTATTTCACTCGGTCTTTCTACAAGCACATACTTGATGTAAAGGTGACTTACCATGACATAGAAGCTGTTGATCCTGATTACTACAAGAATTTGAAATggatgcttgag AATGATGTAAGTGACATTCCTGACCTGACTTTTAGCATGGATGCGGATGAAGAAAAGCACATCCTTTATGAGAAAAACCAG GTTACTGATTATGAACTCAAACCTGGAGGAAGAAATATAAGGGTCACGGAGGAAACTAAGCATGAATATGTAGACCTTGTTGCTGATCATATCTTGACCAATGCTATCCGTCCCCAAATAACTTCATTCCTAGATGGTTTCAATGAATTGGTACCACGGGAGCTTATCTCTATTTTCAATGATAAAGAGCTTGAGTTACTTATAAGTGGTCTCCCAGAAATTGATC TGGATGATTTGAAAGCCAACACCGAGTATACTGGCTATACAGCAGCATCCAGTGTTGTTCAATGGTTTTGGGAGGTAGTTAAAGGTTTTAACAAGGAAGATATGGCAAGACTACTGCAATTTGTGACTGGAACATCAAAG GTCCCACTGGAGGGTTTTAAGGCTTTGCAAGGCATCTCGGGTCCCCAGAGGTTTCAAATTCACAAGGCGTATGGTGCTCCGGACAGGTTGCCTTCAGCGCATACATG CTTCAATCAACTAGATCTTCCAGAGTATACCTCGAAGGAACAGCTTCACGAACGCTTGCTACTCGCCATACATGAAGCTAGTGAAGGG